The following coding sequences are from one Ursus arctos isolate Adak ecotype North America unplaced genomic scaffold, UrsArc2.0 scaffold_23, whole genome shotgun sequence window:
- the KCNA4 gene encoding potassium voltage-gated channel subfamily A member 4, whose translation MEVAMVSAESSGCNSHMPYGYAAQARARERERLAHSRAAAAAAVAAATAAVEGSGGSGGGSHHHHQSRGACTSHDPQGGRGSRRRRRPRPEKKKVHHRQSSFPHCSDLMPSGSEEKILRELSEEEEEEEEEEEEEEEGRFYYSEDDHGDECSYTDLLPQDDGGGGGYSSVRYSDCCERVVINVSGLRFETQMKTLAQFPETLLGDPEKRTQYFDPLRNEYFFDRNRPSFDAILYYYQSGGRLKRPVNVPFDIFTEEVKFYQLGEEALLKFREDEGFVREEEDRALPENEFKKQIWLLFEYPESSSPARGIAIVSVLVILISIVIFCLETLPEFRDDRDLIMALSAGGHSGLLNDTSAPHLENSGHTIFNDPFFIVETVCIVWFSFEFVVRCFACPSQALFFKNIMNIIDIVSILPYFITLGTDLAQQQGGGNGQQQQAMSFAILRIIRLVRVFRIFKLSRHSKGLQILGHTLRASMRELGLLIFFLFIGVILFSSAVYFAEADEPTTHFQSIPDAFWWAVVTMTTVGYGDMKPITVGGKIVGSLCAIAGVLTIALPVPVIVSNFNYFYHRETENEEQTQLTQNAVSCPYLPSNLLKKFRSSTSSSLGDKSEYLEMEEGVKESLCAKEKCQGKGDSETDKNNCSNAKAVETDV comes from the coding sequence ATGGAGGTGGCAATGGTGAGTGCGGAGAGCTCAGGGTGCAACAGTCACATGCCTTATGGTTACGCAGCCCAGGCCCGGGCCCGGGAGCGGGAGAGGCTTGCTCACTCGAGGGCAGCTGCGGCCGCCGCCGTGGCAGCCGCCACAGCTGCTGTGGAAGGCAGCGGGGGTTCCGGAGGGggctcccaccaccaccaccagtcaCGTGGGGCCTGCACCTCCCATGACCCTCAGGGTGGCCGGGGGAGTCGGAGGAGGAGGCGCCCACGGCCCGAGAAGAAGAAAGTCCACCACCGTCAGAGCAGCTTTCCTCATTGCTCCGACCTGATGCCCAGTGGCTCTGAGGAGAAGATCCTGAGGGAGCtgagtgaggaagaggaagaggaggaggaggaggaggaggaggaagaggagggaaggttTTACTATAGTGAAGATGACCATGGTGATGAATGTTCCTACACGGACCTGCTGCCTCAGGATGATGGGGGCGGTGGTGGCTATAGTTCAGTCCGCTACAGTGACTGCTGTGAACGTGTGGTGATAAATGTATCAGGCCTGCGCTTTGAGACCCAGATGAAGACTCTGGCCCAGTTTCCAGAGACTTTGTTGGGAGACCCTGAGAAGAGGACTCAGTACTTTGACCCTTTGCGTAATGAGTATTTTTTTGACAGGAACAGGCCTAGCTTTGATGCCATCTTATATTATTACCAATCAGGAGGCCGCCTCAAGAGGCCAGTCAATGTCCCCTTTGATATCTTCACCGAGGAGGTGAAGTTCTATCAGTTGGGAGAGGAGGCCCTGCTCAAGTTTCGGGAGGACGAGGGCTTTgtgagagaggaggaggacagggccTTGCcagagaatgaatttaaaaagcagatttggCTTCTCTTTGAGTATCCGGAGAGCTCCAGTCCAGCAAGGGGCATAGCCATCGTCTCCGTCCTGGTCATCTTAATCTCCATTGTCATTTTCTGCCTGGAAACTTTACCTGAGTTTAGGGACGACAGGGATCTCATCATGGCACTGAGTGCAGGCGGACACAGTGGGTTGTTGAATGACACGTCAGCACCCCACCTTGAGAACTCAGGGCACACCATATTCAACGACCCCTTCTTCATCGTGGAGACAGTCTGTATTGTTTGGTTTTCCTTCGAGTTTGTGGTTCGCTGCTTTGCTTGTCCCAGCCAAGCACTCTTCTTCAAAAACATCATGAACATCATTGACATTGTCTCCATTTTGCCTTACTTCATCACCCTGGGCACTGATCTGGCCCAGCAACAGGGGGGTGGCAatgggcagcagcagcaggccaTGTCCTTTGCCATCCTCAGGATCATTCGTCTGGTCCGAGTATTCCGGATCTTCAAACTCTCCAGGCACTCCAAGGGCCTGCAGATCCTGGGCCACACCCTCAGAGCCAGCATGCGGGAGCTGGGCCTTCtgatcttcttcctcttcattggGGTCATCCTGTTTTCCAGCGCCGTGTATTTCGCGGAGGCAGATGAACCTACTACCCATTTCCAAAGCATCCCAGATGCATTTTGGTGGGCTGTGGTGACCATGACAACTGTGGGCTATGGGGACATGAAGCCCATCACTGTGGGGGGCAAGATCGTGGGGTCCCTGTGTGCCATTGCAGGTGTGTTAACCATTGCTTTGCCAGTGCCAGTGATTGTTTCTAACTTTAACTATTTCTACCACAGAGAGACTGAAAATGAGGAACAGACACAGCTGACACAGAATGCAGTCAGTTGCCCATACCTCCCTTCTAATTTGCTGAAGAAATTTCGGAGCTCTACTTCTTCTTCCCTGGGGGACAAGTCAGAGTATCTAGAGATGGAAGAAGGAGTTAAGGAATCTCTCTGTGCAAAGGAGAAGTGTCAGGGAAAGGGGGACAGTGAGACAGATAAAAACAATTGCTCTAATGCAAAGGCTGTGGAGACCGATGTGTGA